The genomic stretch CAGGTATAACGAGTCGGGGTTGGCCTGCCTGGCGTTTTTGTTATTTAATGTTTGCTGATAGCTGGCCCAGTTTTCTTTTTGCGAGCGCACCTGGAACCATATTTCAAACTCTTTACCCGGCAGCGCTATAGCATAATCAAAAGAGAGATCCTCATTATTTGGTGCCTTTATCTCTTTAAAGCTTGCCGGAAAAATAAAGGTAGCATTTGCCTGCGATGCCAACAGCCAAAAAGCTTGAAGCTGCGGACTAACGCCTGCAATATTTTTAACGGGTTTTGGTGCTGGTTTTTTGCGGTCCTGTGCAAATAATGCAGGAACAATACAAAACAAGCATATACCCGTAAGTAATAATTGTTTAATTTGCTTCAAAATAGTTTAAAAAAATTAGTAGGGCAACTCAAAAATAGTCAATATTTCTAAATAAGATGATTTTGCCGGTATTTAAAATTAAAAATTAACACACAGATAATATGAGTATAACCCCCCGCCTAAACCGCTTCGATCTTACTATGATAGTGATAAGCCTGGTAATAGGCATGGGGATATTTGGCTCGCCCAGCGATGTAGCTGTAAAGGCCGGCAGCACCTGGATATTTTTTGGCGCCTGGATATTTGGAGGCCTTGTAAGCCTTTGCGGCGCGCTTACCTTTGCTGAGATTGGCGCGCGCTACCCACATACCGGGGGTTTTTATAAAGTGTTTTCGTACTGTTACCACCCCGCATTTGCCTTTATGATAAACTGGGTGCTGGTTATAAGCAACGCGGCCTCTGTAGCAGCCGTTGCGCTATTAGGGTCCGAGTATATTAACCCTATATTATTGCCGCAGAGTTTTCAAAACAGTACCGGTACCAAAATTACTACCATAGCTACGGTGCTGGTTTTATATGTCATTAATTTTTTAGGCATTAAATTAAGTGCCAGGGCGCAAAATATATTAACCATTTTTAAAGTAACCATGATATTGGTGCTATGCATCGCTATTTTTATGAGCGACAGGCCAACAGCGGCATCGGCTATTGTAGCTGTGCCGCATAGCGGTAATGTAATAACCGCGTTTGGCCTTAGCCTGGTGGCTGTATTTTTTACCTATGGCGGTTACCAGCAAACCATCAACTTTGGCGGCGATATCATTAACCCTAAAAGCAACATCCCTAAAGCTATATTTTTTGGGATAGGTACTGTAATTACACTTTACCTGGCTATTAATTATGCTTATGTAGCGGTATTAGGCATCGGCGGGTTGCAGCATACGCATACGCTGGCGGCATCATTGGCGGGGGTAATATTTGGGCCAATTGGTTCTAAAATAACATCAATATTAATGTTTGTATCGGTACTGGCTTACGTTAACGTAAATATACTGGCTAACCCCAGGGTATATTATGCTATGGCCGAGGATGGCATTTTGCCGCCGATATTTAAAAAGGTGAACGAGAAAACACAGGTGCAAGAATTTGGCATGACGTTTTTTGTAGCGGCTGCTTTGGTCATCCTGTTTTTTGTGGGCACTTTTAGCGAGATGCTGAAGTACGTAATGTTTTTTGATACCATTGGCCTTTCGCTGGCGGCCCTGGCTATTTTTATCCTCCGCAAAAAAACAAAGGATATGGATATCAGCAGCATTTACACCATAAAGCTGTTCCCGCTTATACCGGCCCTCTTCATCCTGTCGTATTGGTTTGTTACCATAAACATATTCATCACTTTTAAAGAGAACCCCTATGCTGCTTTGCTTTGCCTGGCCGCTTATTTATTAGGTTTAGGCATTTACTATTTAGGGGCAAGTAAAAAACGACCAAAACTTTCGCAAGAATAACTATGGATATATCCTACATACTTAACGAGCTTGGCGAAGACCGCGAAAGCTACTTTAACGCTGTATCGCCGCCTATTATACAAAGCAGCAATTTTACCTTTAATAGCGTGGCCCATTTTAGGGAGGCCCTGGCCGATGAGTATGACGCCATGCTTTACTCGCGCGGGCAAAACCCAACGCTTAATATATTGCGAAAAAAGCTGGCCGCGTTGGATGGCGCCGAAGATGCACTGGTATTTAGCAGCGGTATAGCCGCTATTACCGTACCTATACTTGCTTTGCTTAAACAAGGCGATCATGTGGTATCGGTAGAGAACCCTTACAGCTGGACAATAAAGCTTTTTAATAACTTTTTGCCCAAATTTGGCATAACCACCACCTTTGTTGATGGCACCAACACAGCGGCAATTGAAGCCGCCATACAACCAAATACCAAACTAATATACCTGGAAAGCCCCAACACCTTTAGCTACGACCTGCAGGATTTTACCGCCATAGCAGCTATTGCCAAACAACGCGGCATTTTAACCATGACGGATAATAGCTACTGCACCCCGCTTTACCAGCAGCCCATAAAAATGGGGATAGACCTGGTAGCGCAATCGGCAACCAAGTACATAGGCGGCCACTCGGATGTGGTTGCGGGGGTGGTAACAGGTAGCAAGGCTTTAATAGAGCAGATATTTAACCACGAGTTTTTAAACATAGGTGCTTCGTTATCGCCCCACTCGGCATGGCTATTGATACGGGGCCTGCGCACTTTGCCTTTGCGCCTGCAACGCAGTTTTGAAACCACGCGCACAGTAATTGCATGGTTAAAGCAACACCCGCGTATTGATAAAGTGATATGGCCCTTTGAAGTAGATTTTAAACAATACAGCCTGGCCCGCCAGCAAATGCAGGGCTGCGGCGGCTTGTTTAGCTTTACATTAAAAGATTCGTCGTTAGATAAGATCGAGACTTTTTGCGATAGATTAAAACATATCTTAATGGCGGTATCATGGGGCGGGCACGAAAGTTTGATCATCCCCTCGATAGCAGGTATCAGCAAAAACGATTACGATGCAGCCAACCCGCGCCACCAACTCATACGCATGTATGTTGGGCTGGAAGAGGCTGAATACCTGATAAATGATCTGAAAAGAGCGCTAAAACAATCTTTTTAAATTTTTTTAAAAAGTATTTTGATTATATAGATTATCTTTATTAAGTTTGCATTGATGATGAAATTAAAGTCATTAAATAAAAGCATAATTGGTATCCTTGGTAAGGGATATAAATTTTATAGTTAATTGGTTGGTAAAATCCTCGCTTCGGTGGGGATTTTTTTTGCCCCGTTTTTAACTGCTTGCTAAACGATATAAAAACAACCTGAATAGATACTCAAATGGCCAGATTAAACCTTTTAGAAGAAACCCGGTACGAGAAGCTGCCGGTAAGTGTATACAAAGATCAAAGCAGCGCATCGTTAGCTGTAGCGGCACGCATAGCCAAGCTGATACGCCAAAAACAAGCCGCCGGCCAACCTACCGTATTAGGTCTGGCAACAGGGGTAACACCTATAAAAGTATACGCCGAATTGATTCGCCTGCATAAAGAAGAAGGGCTGTCATTTAAAAACGTGATCACCTTTAACCTGGATGAATATTACCCCATGAAACCCGACGCGGTGCAAAGCTACGTTACCTTCATGAACGAGAACTTGTTTGACCATGTGGATATTGATAAAAGCAATGTGCATATCCCCGATGGCACCCTGGAACAGGACGCGGTAGCTACCTTTTGCCTGAACTACGAGAAGCAGATAGAAGAGTTAGGCGGCCTTGACCTACAGTTGTTAGGTATAGGCCGTACCGGCCACATTGGCTTTAATGAGCCGGGGTCGGCACCCAACTCGGGTACCAGGCTGGTTACTTTAGATGACCTTACCCGCCGTGATGCCTCGCGTGATTTTGGTGGTAAAGAGAACGTACCTACCAAAGCCATTACCATGGGCGTTGGTACCATATTTAAAGCGCGCGAGATTTTATTAATGGCATGGAGCGCCAAAAAAGCACCTATCATCCGCAAAGCTGTAGAAGGCGAGATATCGAGCGAAGTGCCCGCCACCTACCTGCAACTAAGCGACCACGTAGAATTTGTGTTAGATGAAGGCGCCGCATCTTCATTAACACGTTTTGATACACCATGGTTAGTTAAGGATTGCGTTTGGGATAACTCATTAAAAAAGAAAGCGGTTATTTGGTTATCTACCACCGTAGGCAAACCCATTTTAAAACTTACCGAAGAGGATTACAATAGCAACGGTATGGCCCAACTGGCCGTTGAACAAGGCCCGGTTTACGAGATCAACATCGATATATTTAACCAGGTACAACATACCATTACCGGCTGGCCGGGTGGTAAGCCGGGTGCTGATGATAGCCAAAGACCAGAAAGGGCCGAGCCGGCCAAAAAGCGATCTATCGTGTTTTCTCCGCATCCTGATGATGACGTAATATCCATGGGCGGCACATTCATCCGTTTAGTAGACCAAGGGCATGATGTGCATGTGGCCTACCAAACATCGGGCAACACCGCCGTATGGGACGATGACGTGCTGAGGTTTGTTGAGTTTGCCATCGACTTTAAAGAAAGCGTGGGCGAGGATGCCGGTAAGCTGCGTGGCATTTACAAAGACATGCGCGCGTTTATGGCCCAAAAGAAACCCAACCAGATAGATACACAAGAGATACGCAATGTAAAAGGCTTCATCCGCAAAACTGAGGCCATATCGGGCGCTCGTTATGCGGGGTTACCGGATAGCAATATCCATTTTCAGGCCCTTCCGTTTTACGAGACTGGCAAAACCCAAAAGAATTCGGTTGGCGAAGAAGATGTAAAACTAACCATGGAGCTATTGCAGAGTATAAAACCTCACCAGGTATTTGCAGCCGGCGACTTTGCCGACCCTAACGGTACCCACCTGGTATGCTTTAACATTATTATAGCGGCGCTAACCCGCCTAAGGGAAACCGAAGATTGGGTAAAGGATTGCTGGCTGTGGCTATACCGTGGCGCATGGCATGAGTTTGCCACCCACGAGATAGAGATGGCCGTACCACTTTCGCCTGCCGAAGTGCTACGCAAGCGTAATGCTATATTTAAACATCAGTCGCAAAAAGATACGCCGGTTTTCCCGGGTGATGACATGCGCGAGTTTTGGGTACGTGCCGAAGACCGCAACCGCGAGACCGCTCAAAACTACGACAAGCTGGGTATGGCCGAATACGCCGCCATGGAAGCCTTTGTTAGGTATCATTATTAATACAGTTTTTTAAGTTTATAAAAATACATCTACCTTGTATTCCCGGTACGCTAAGCAGCCTGCCGGGAATTTTTGTTTTATCTATATAACAGTTATGAAAAAGCTTCTGATATTTTTTGTTTTAGCAATAGCAGGCATTACCGCAAAAGCACAGCAAGGTTTTCCGTTTGATAATGAGATAAGGGATTTTAAGCACCAGGATAGTATCAGTTTCCCGCCGAAGGATGCCATACTATTTATAGGCAGTTCATCCATACGTAAATGGACGGATCTGGAACAGCGTTTTAGCGGCGTGCCCATTATACGCCGTGGAGTTGGCGGCTGCACGCTGGAACAATTGGTTGATTTTTATACACCTTACATTCTGTTCCCTTACCACCCGCGTAAAATATTTGTATATGCCGGCGATAACGACATCGCCGCAGGCAAAACAGGCACGTTTGTGGCCGAAGAGTTTGTAAAGCTATGGGATATGATACACAAACAGCTACCCAATGCAGACGTTTACTTTATGGCCGTAAAACCAAGCAATAGCCGGCTTAAATACATCCCCGAAGTAAACACAGCCAACAAACTGGTAGCGGCATTTTTAGCAAAAACAAAAAAAGGGCACTATGTAGACCTTGCCAGTGTGGTGCTGGATGCCAACACCCACCTGCCTGATAACACTTTGTTTGAAGGCGACCAGCTGCATTTAAACAGCAAAGGGTACGATAAATGGCAGGCGGTTTTACAACCCCTTGTAAAATAAGAAAAGCCCCGGTAAACCGGGGCCTCTCTGCACACTCAAACACTAAACTAATAAACCTACTTAAATACGCTGTACACGTTTGTTATCTTCCAGCCGTTACCGGTGTTAGCAACAGTTACATAATTACTGCGTGTAGAATTTTCAAATTTCATATCAACTTTTATTACGGCTAAGTCGGCGTTGCTTTCTACCACTTCGGTGCTGGTGGTACAGGCTTGCTCAACATTTTTTTCGGTTTTTAAAAAGTCCGTCATTTCTTTTTTGGTGAAGCTCATTATCTTTTTACCACGTAAAAAGCTAAACTTAGCCGACTGGTCAAGCACTTCGTTTAGGCCATCGCTTTTGCCACGTGTCATGGCATCCAGGTAAACATTAATGGCGTGTGTTTTGGTTAGTTTTTCGTTGTCGTTTTCGGTAGCTTTTGCAGCATTGCAAACTACAACAAGGGCAAGGCCAAGGATGATTGATTTTAAAGTTTTCATAATATTGGAATTAAAGGTTTTCGTAAATTTTATATCTATAAGATGCGCCCACATCGCCTTTCGTTACAGCCTAAAACGTTAAATAACACGATTTAACAAACATTTAACAATTGCATTACTCAATAGCATATATTTGAATGTATGGTAGATTTTAATACTATTATTTTACAGTTTGGCGAGTTTGGCGACAAAACTGGCTGGACCTATATTGAAATACCTGCCGATATTGCCCAACAAATACTGCCTGGTAATAAGCGGGCGTTTCGTGTTATGGGGTTTTTAGATAATTATGCCGTAAGCGGCATGTCGGCTTTGCCGCATGGGGGCGGCAATTTTATACTGGCATTGCGTAAAGAAGTTTGCAAAGCCATCCGCAAAAGCAAGGGCGCAATGCTGCGGGTACAGTTACAACATGATAAAGACTTTAAGATAGAAATGCCCGCCGATTTGCAGGAATGCTTTGATTTTGAACAACCTGAAGCGTATGAATATTTTAGCGGCTTATCAAAATCGCACCAGGGGTATTTTATAAAATGGATAAACGACGCTAAAACCGAACAAACCAGGGCTAACCGCATAGTAAACACCATTAACGCCGCAGCACGCCGCATGGATTACGGTATGATGCTAAGGGAACAAAAAAGACTGAGGGAAGGATAGGAGGTTATTAAGGTAACCGCAGGGCCTCTCTGCGAGAAATCCTGCGGAAAACTAAAAGCCAAATTATTTTGCCTTTACAACAACACTTGCCGATGTTAAGCCATCAGCGGTGGCTACTACTTTAATATCGCCGGGTGTTTCCCTGCCTTTTATAATTGCCAGCGCTAAGCCGTGGAAAGCCTTCATATTATCGGCCCTAAAGCTATCGTGGCTAACCGGGTCGCCGTTATCTACCGATACCAATGCGCCGCCGCTTACAGTAAATTTAACACGATTATCGCCGTTGGGTACTACATTGCCATCTTTATCCAATATAGTAACCGTAAGGAAGGATAGGTCCTTGCCATCGGCTTTAATGTTGCTGCGGTCGGCGGTTAGCTGTATTTTGGCTGCCGGGCCTGCGGTGTGTATCTCTTTAGTTAAAACCACCTTTCCGTTTTTACGAGATACCGCCTTAATGGTGCCCGGTTCAAATTTCAGTCGCCACATTACATGGAGGTCGTCGCCGGTTTTCTTTTTTATTCCCATCGATTTACCGTTCAGGTACAATTCAACCTCATCGGCATTGTTATAGTAGGCCCAAAGGTCAACCGTTTGGCCCGGCTCCCAGTTCCAATGCGGAAAAATGTGCAGCACCGTTTTGTTGGTCCATTCGCTTTGGTACATGTAGTAAATATCCTTAGGGAAACCGGCCAGATCAATAATACCAAAGTACGAACTGCGCGATGGCCAACTGTAGGGCGTAGGCTCGCCCAGGTAATCAAAGCCCGTCCACACAAACATGCCGGATAGGAAATCGTATTTCTTCATCACTTTCCAGGTAGCTTCGTGGGTTGACCCCCATGGTGGTCGCACGTTGTCATAAGCCGACACATTGTTACCTTCGCGCACCAATGGTTTATCCCAGGTTGGGGGCCATATGCGTATACTGTCCGACGGCATTTCATAAAAACCCCTGGTTTCCAGCCCCGAAGTAGTTTCGGTAGCGATAAATTTTTTGCCGGGGAAACGTTCGTGGAATTTAGCGTATTCGCCCTCGTGGTAGTTATAGCCTATCAGATCAAGCGCGCCCGAGGCGATGATGTTGCTGCCTTTGCTGGGGTCGTTATTAGCTGATGTAATGGGGCGGGTAGCATCAAGGCTGCGCACAATACCGGCTAACTCGCGGGCTATAACGCGGCCTACGGTATCGGTGCGGCTGTATTGCTCGCCAATTTCGTTACCAATGCTCCATATAAATACCGATGGGTGGTTGCGGTCGCGCAGTAGCTGGTCTTGCAGGTCGCGTTTATGCCACTCATCCCAAAACAGGTGATAGTCGTACTTGTTTTTTTGCATCTTCCACATATCAAAAGCCTCATCCATTACAATAAAGCCCATTTTATCGCAAAGGTCAAGTAACTCGGGTGCAGGCGGATTATGCGATGTACGAATGCCATTGCAACCCATCGCCTTTAATATCTCCAGCTGGCGTTGCAAAGCACGGGTGTTAATAGCCGAACCCAAACTGCCCAGGTCGTGGTGGTCGCATACACCTAATATCTTCATAGGCTTACCATTCAGGCTAAAGCCTTTGTATGGGTCGAAATTGAAATACCGGATGCCTATTGGGGTGGTGTAGGTATCAACCACTGTTTTACCTATCAGCACTTGTGTAATCACCTTGTAAAGCGTTGGCTTATCTACCGACCATAACTCGGGGTTTTTCACCGTAAACTTATTGTGCATGGTAGCGAGTGTATCCGCAACATCAGCCGCCGACGGCG from Inquilinus sp. KBS0705 encodes the following:
- a CDS encoding amino acid permease; amino-acid sequence: MSITPRLNRFDLTMIVISLVIGMGIFGSPSDVAVKAGSTWIFFGAWIFGGLVSLCGALTFAEIGARYPHTGGFYKVFSYCYHPAFAFMINWVLVISNAASVAAVALLGSEYINPILLPQSFQNSTGTKITTIATVLVLYVINFLGIKLSARAQNILTIFKVTMILVLCIAIFMSDRPTAASAIVAVPHSGNVITAFGLSLVAVFFTYGGYQQTINFGGDIINPKSNIPKAIFFGIGTVITLYLAINYAYVAVLGIGGLQHTHTLAASLAGVIFGPIGSKITSILMFVSVLAYVNVNILANPRVYYAMAEDGILPPIFKKVNEKTQVQEFGMTFFVAAALVILFFVGTFSEMLKYVMFFDTIGLSLAALAIFILRKKTKDMDISSIYTIKLFPLIPALFILSYWFVTINIFITFKENPYAALLCLAAYLLGLGIYYLGASKKRPKLSQE
- a CDS encoding aminotransferase class I/II-fold pyridoxal phosphate-dependent enzyme, with product MDISYILNELGEDRESYFNAVSPPIIQSSNFTFNSVAHFREALADEYDAMLYSRGQNPTLNILRKKLAALDGAEDALVFSSGIAAITVPILALLKQGDHVVSVENPYSWTIKLFNNFLPKFGITTTFVDGTNTAAIEAAIQPNTKLIYLESPNTFSYDLQDFTAIAAIAKQRGILTMTDNSYCTPLYQQPIKMGIDLVAQSATKYIGGHSDVVAGVVTGSKALIEQIFNHEFLNIGASLSPHSAWLLIRGLRTLPLRLQRSFETTRTVIAWLKQHPRIDKVIWPFEVDFKQYSLARQQMQGCGGLFSFTLKDSSLDKIETFCDRLKHILMAVSWGGHESLIIPSIAGISKNDYDAANPRHQLIRMYVGLEEAEYLINDLKRALKQSF
- the nagB gene encoding glucosamine-6-phosphate deaminase, with amino-acid sequence MARLNLLEETRYEKLPVSVYKDQSSASLAVAARIAKLIRQKQAAGQPTVLGLATGVTPIKVYAELIRLHKEEGLSFKNVITFNLDEYYPMKPDAVQSYVTFMNENLFDHVDIDKSNVHIPDGTLEQDAVATFCLNYEKQIEELGGLDLQLLGIGRTGHIGFNEPGSAPNSGTRLVTLDDLTRRDASRDFGGKENVPTKAITMGVGTIFKAREILLMAWSAKKAPIIRKAVEGEISSEVPATYLQLSDHVEFVLDEGAASSLTRFDTPWLVKDCVWDNSLKKKAVIWLSTTVGKPILKLTEEDYNSNGMAQLAVEQGPVYEINIDIFNQVQHTITGWPGGKPGADDSQRPERAEPAKKRSIVFSPHPDDDVISMGGTFIRLVDQGHDVHVAYQTSGNTAVWDDDVLRFVEFAIDFKESVGEDAGKLRGIYKDMRAFMAQKKPNQIDTQEIRNVKGFIRKTEAISGARYAGLPDSNIHFQALPFYETGKTQKNSVGEEDVKLTMELLQSIKPHQVFAAGDFADPNGTHLVCFNIIIAALTRLRETEDWVKDCWLWLYRGAWHEFATHEIEMAVPLSPAEVLRKRNAIFKHQSQKDTPVFPGDDMREFWVRAEDRNRETAQNYDKLGMAEYAAMEAFVRYHY
- a CDS encoding nuclear transport factor 2 family protein, with the protein product MWAHLIDIKFTKTFNSNIMKTLKSIILGLALVVVCNAAKATENDNEKLTKTHAINVYLDAMTRGKSDGLNEVLDQSAKFSFLRGKKIMSFTKKEMTDFLKTEKNVEQACTTSTEVVESNADLAVIKVDMKFENSTRSNYVTVANTGNGWKITNVYSVFK
- a CDS encoding DUF1905 domain-containing protein, translated to MVDFNTIILQFGEFGDKTGWTYIEIPADIAQQILPGNKRAFRVMGFLDNYAVSGMSALPHGGGNFILALRKEVCKAIRKSKGAMLRVQLQHDKDFKIEMPADLQECFDFEQPEAYEYFSGLSKSHQGYFIKWINDAKTEQTRANRIVNTINAAARRMDYGMMLREQKRLREG
- a CDS encoding glycoside hydrolase family 2 protein, with protein sequence MLCLTINCYAQQTRTVADFDKGWQFHLGDVNGAENPATPDNDWRKLNLPHDWSIEGTFSKDNPATPEGGALPGGIGWYRKTFTVPAASKNKQVYIDFDGVYQHSDVWINGHHLGFRPNGYISFRYDMTPYLNFGGQNVIAVKVNNAEQPNSRWYSGSGIFRNVWLVTTNKVAIDHWGTYVTTPAVSNASATVAVDVRVKNPAHTRYDVRYIIYDAAGKVAAFGGSSPSAADVADTLATMHNKFTVKNPELWSVDKPTLYKVITQVLIGKTVVDTYTTPIGIRYFNFDPYKGFSLNGKPMKILGVCDHHDLGSLGSAINTRALQRQLEILKAMGCNGIRTSHNPPAPELLDLCDKMGFIVMDEAFDMWKMQKNKYDYHLFWDEWHKRDLQDQLLRDRNHPSVFIWSIGNEIGEQYSRTDTVGRVIARELAGIVRSLDATRPITSANNDPSKGSNIIASGALDLIGYNYHEGEYAKFHERFPGKKFIATETTSGLETRGFYEMPSDSIRIWPPTWDKPLVREGNNVSAYDNVRPPWGSTHEATWKVMKKYDFLSGMFVWTGFDYLGEPTPYSWPSRSSYFGIIDLAGFPKDIYYMYQSEWTNKTVLHIFPHWNWEPGQTVDLWAYYNNADEVELYLNGKSMGIKKKTGDDLHVMWRLKFEPGTIKAVSRKNGKVVLTKEIHTAGPAAKIQLTADRSNIKADGKDLSFLTVTILDKDGNVVPNGDNRVKFTVSGGALVSVDNGDPVSHDSFRADNMKAFHGLALAIIKGRETPGDIKVVATADGLTSASVVVKAK